From the genome of Papaver somniferum cultivar HN1 chromosome 2, ASM357369v1, whole genome shotgun sequence, one region includes:
- the LOC113348163 gene encoding uncharacterized protein LOC113348163 isoform X1: MENINNERILENERLQMEMIRQLDMEELEIEEVDEHSSDEDAHIIIDREDDGGAGDIGGFTYDVSLASMHTYLGEVDDTQHRVSFLDGGAILSVPMFYLEGVVLFPEATLPLRVIQPRFKAAVEKALNQVEASHTIGVIRVHRHPDDYRLCCAKVGTTAEIRQCRRLEDGSLNVVTRGQQRFHVRRTWIDVEGAPCAEIQIIQEDLPLRTPRDAFGQLASVSNTYRLSQSAPLASHASKYGHGAEDNDSETMSEASFGSDLSPAELRLHQSLIASTSSQGYDRLNELTNNDSESGRYEHGYQLGIYSLDEPVGTSHHSMLDKFTEKASDGVGSMNQSFAGKQVWAPSSKQRTSRFYLPHWVFRMYDSYYLAQKAADMWKEIVGSPNMDDLVKTPDLLSFHIASKLPVSESIRQDLLEIDGISYRLRREIELLGCFDRVCCKTCQTEIARRSDTLVMSSDGPLGAYVNPNGFVHEVMTLYKANGLALVGPAVKEYSWFPGYAWTIANCATCETQMGWLFTAIDTKLKPKSFWGIRSSQLADDVK, from the exons ATGGAGAACATCAATAATGAGAGGATCTTAGAAAATGAAAGACTTCAAATGGAGATGATAAGACAGCTTGATATGGAAGAATTAGAGATTGAAGAAGTTGATGAACATTCCTCTGATGAAGATGCTCATATTATTAT TGACAGGGAAGATGATGGAGGGGCAGGGGATATAGGTGGATTTACCTATGACGTGAGTTTGGCTTCCATGCATACTTATCTTGGTG AGGTTGACGACACGCAGCATAGAGTTTCTTTCTTAGATGGTGGTGCTATTTTGAGTGTTCCGATGTTCTATCTTGAAG GTGTTGTTTTGTTCCCCGAGGCAACCCTTCCTCTGAGAGTTATTCAACCCAGGTTTAAAGCTGCTGTGGAGAAGGCATTGAACCAAGTTGAAGCTTCCCATACAATAGGTGTG ATTCGTGTTCATAGACATCCTGATGATTACAGGTTATGCTGTGCGAAAGTTGGGACAACAGCAGAG ATTCGGCAATGTCGGCGATTGGAGGATGGTTCTCTGAATGTGGTTACTCGTGGACAACAACGATTTCATGTACGACGTACTTGGATCGATGTTGAAGGAGCT CCTTGTGCAGAGATCCAGATCATCCAAGAAGATTTGCCACTGAGGACCCCAAGGGATGCTTTTGGACAGCTGGCATCAGTGAGTAACACGTATAGACTCTCACAGTCAGCGCCTCTTGCTTCACATGCTAGTAAATATGGACACGGAGCTGAGGATAATGATTCAGAAACTATGTCGGAAGCAAGCTTTGGGAGTGATCTTTCACCAGCAGAGTTGAGATTACACCAGTCTTTAATAGCCTCAACTTCAAGTCAAGGGTATGATAGGCTTAATGAACTGACAAACAATGATTCTGAATCTGGAAGGTACGAACATGGTTACCAGTTGGGAATATATTCCCTGGACGAGCCTGTAGGGACGTCACACCACAGTATGCTTGACAAATTTACCGAGAAAGCTAGTGATGGTGTTGGCTCAATGAATCAATCTTTTGCGGGAAAACAGGTGTGGGCACCTTCTTCAAAGCAAAGAACTTCAAGGTTTTACTTGCCGCATTGGGTTTTCAGGATGTATGATTCTTATTATCTTGCTCAGAAGGCTGCAG ATATGTGGAAGGAGATAGTTGGTTCCCCGAATATGGATGATCTTGTAAAGACACCTGATCTTTTGTCATTTCATATTGCAAGCAAACTTCCTGTATCAGAATCTATTAGGCAAGATCTGCTAGAGATTGATGGAATTTCATACAGATTGCGACGAGAAATCGAATTACTTGGATGTTTTGATCGTGTCTGCTGCAAAACTTGTCAG ACCGAAATTGCAAGGCGGAgtgatacactggtcatgtccaGTGATGGACCTCTTGGTGCATACGTGAATCCCAATGGTTTTGTGCATGAGGTTATGACCCTATACAAAGCAAATGGACTAGCACTTGTTGGGCCTGCTGTTAAAGAGTATAGCTGGTTTCCTGG GTATGCATGGACAATCGCTAACTGCGCCACGTGTGAAACACAGATGGGCTGGCTTTTTACAGCCATTGACACAAAGTTGAAGCCAAAATCATTTTGGGGGATCCGAAGTTCCCAACTTGCAGATGATGTTAAGTGA
- the LOC113348163 gene encoding uncharacterized protein LOC113348163 isoform X2, with the protein MENINNERILENERLQMEMIRQLDMEELEIEEVDEHSSDEDAHIIIDREDDGGAGDIGGFTYDVSLASMHTYLGEVDDTQHRVSFLDGGAILSVPMFYLEGVVLFPEATLPLRVIQPRFKAAVEKALNQVEASHTIGVIRVHRHPDDYRLCCAKVGTTAEIRQCRRLEDGSLNVVTRGQQRFHVRRTWIDVEGAPCAEIQIIQEDLPLRTPRDAFGQLASVSNTYRLSQSAPLASHASKYGHGAEDNDSETMSEASFGSDLSPAEYEHGYQLGIYSLDEPVGTSHHSMLDKFTEKASDGVGSMNQSFAGKQVWAPSSKQRTSRFYLPHWVFRMYDSYYLAQKAADMWKEIVGSPNMDDLVKTPDLLSFHIASKLPVSESIRQDLLEIDGISYRLRREIELLGCFDRVCCKTCQTEIARRSDTLVMSSDGPLGAYVNPNGFVHEVMTLYKANGLALVGPAVKEYSWFPGYAWTIANCATCETQMGWLFTAIDTKLKPKSFWGIRSSQLADDVK; encoded by the exons ATGGAGAACATCAATAATGAGAGGATCTTAGAAAATGAAAGACTTCAAATGGAGATGATAAGACAGCTTGATATGGAAGAATTAGAGATTGAAGAAGTTGATGAACATTCCTCTGATGAAGATGCTCATATTATTAT TGACAGGGAAGATGATGGAGGGGCAGGGGATATAGGTGGATTTACCTATGACGTGAGTTTGGCTTCCATGCATACTTATCTTGGTG AGGTTGACGACACGCAGCATAGAGTTTCTTTCTTAGATGGTGGTGCTATTTTGAGTGTTCCGATGTTCTATCTTGAAG GTGTTGTTTTGTTCCCCGAGGCAACCCTTCCTCTGAGAGTTATTCAACCCAGGTTTAAAGCTGCTGTGGAGAAGGCATTGAACCAAGTTGAAGCTTCCCATACAATAGGTGTG ATTCGTGTTCATAGACATCCTGATGATTACAGGTTATGCTGTGCGAAAGTTGGGACAACAGCAGAG ATTCGGCAATGTCGGCGATTGGAGGATGGTTCTCTGAATGTGGTTACTCGTGGACAACAACGATTTCATGTACGACGTACTTGGATCGATGTTGAAGGAGCT CCTTGTGCAGAGATCCAGATCATCCAAGAAGATTTGCCACTGAGGACCCCAAGGGATGCTTTTGGACAGCTGGCATCAGTGAGTAACACGTATAGACTCTCACAGTCAGCGCCTCTTGCTTCACATGCTAGTAAATATGGACACGGAGCTGAGGATAATGATTCAGAAACTATGTCGGAAGCAAGCTTTGGGAGTGATCTTTCACCAGCAGA GTACGAACATGGTTACCAGTTGGGAATATATTCCCTGGACGAGCCTGTAGGGACGTCACACCACAGTATGCTTGACAAATTTACCGAGAAAGCTAGTGATGGTGTTGGCTCAATGAATCAATCTTTTGCGGGAAAACAGGTGTGGGCACCTTCTTCAAAGCAAAGAACTTCAAGGTTTTACTTGCCGCATTGGGTTTTCAGGATGTATGATTCTTATTATCTTGCTCAGAAGGCTGCAG ATATGTGGAAGGAGATAGTTGGTTCCCCGAATATGGATGATCTTGTAAAGACACCTGATCTTTTGTCATTTCATATTGCAAGCAAACTTCCTGTATCAGAATCTATTAGGCAAGATCTGCTAGAGATTGATGGAATTTCATACAGATTGCGACGAGAAATCGAATTACTTGGATGTTTTGATCGTGTCTGCTGCAAAACTTGTCAG ACCGAAATTGCAAGGCGGAgtgatacactggtcatgtccaGTGATGGACCTCTTGGTGCATACGTGAATCCCAATGGTTTTGTGCATGAGGTTATGACCCTATACAAAGCAAATGGACTAGCACTTGTTGGGCCTGCTGTTAAAGAGTATAGCTGGTTTCCTGG GTATGCATGGACAATCGCTAACTGCGCCACGTGTGAAACACAGATGGGCTGGCTTTTTACAGCCATTGACACAAAGTTGAAGCCAAAATCATTTTGGGGGATCCGAAGTTCCCAACTTGCAGATGATGTTAAGTGA